Proteins encoded in a region of the Ziziphus jujuba cultivar Dongzao chromosome 3, ASM3175591v1 genome:
- the LOC132803118 gene encoding beta-amyrin synthase 1-like: MWKIKFGGGEEDPYLFSTNNFLGRQIWEYDADAGSPEERDEVEKARQHFYQNRFNLKACSDLLWRFQLLGKKNFKQSIPQEKVEDDDKKISYKTADATMRRAINFWSALQSPHGHWPALNAGVMFFVPLFVFCMYITGTLHTVFNEHHRREMLWYLYCHQNEDGGWGLHIEGPSMMMCTVLNYLAMRILGEGPDGGLNNACSRARKWILDHGGAMYSASWGKTWMAILGAYDWEGSNPLPPEFWFYQTLVPFHPSKMMCYTRLTFMPMSYLYGKRFVGPITPLIQQLREEIYNQPYNQIKWAKVRHCCAKEDNYYPHGRLQRLMWDSFYYVAEPLLNSRLFKRIRESAVQKVLDHIHYEDENSRYITIACVEKPLMMYL; this comes from the exons ATGTGGAAAATTAAGTTTGGAGGGGGAGAAGAGGATCCATACTTGTTTAGCACAAACAATTTCCTTGGAAGGCAGATATGGGAGTATGATGCAGATGCAGGAAGCCCAGAAGAGAGAGATGAGGTTGAAAAGGCTCGTCAACATTTCTACCAAAACCGATTCAACCTCAAGGCCTGTAGCGACCTCCTCTGGCGCTTCCAG CTTCTAGGAAAGAAGAACTTCAAACAAAGCATTCCTCAAGAGAAGGTTGAAGATGACGATAAGAAAATTAGTTATAAGACTGCTGATGCAACAATGAGAAGGGCAATCAACTTCTGGTCTGCCTTGCAAAGTCCCCATGGCCATTGGCCTGCTCTGAATGCTGGTGTTATGTTCTTCGTCCCTCTCTTT gtGTTTTGTATGTATATTACCGGGACACTTCATACCGTATTCAATGAACATCATCGGAGGGAAATGCTGTGGTATCTGTACTGCCATcag AATGAAGATGGTGGATGGGGATTGCACATTGAAGGGCCAAGTATGATGATGTGTACGGTTCTCAACTATCTGGCCATGAGGATACTTGGAGAAGGACCAGACGGCGGCCTGAACAATGCTTGTAGCAGAGCAAGAAAGTGGATTCTTGATCATGGTGGCGCCATGTACTCTGCATCTTGGGGAAAGACTTGGATGGCT aTTCTGGGTGCATATGATTGGGAGGGAAGCAATCCATTGCCACCAGAGTTTTGGTTCTATCAAACTCTAGTCCCTTTTCATCCAT CCAAGATGATGTGCTATACTCGTTTGACTTTCATGCCCATGTCGTATTTGTATGGTAAAAGGTTTGTTGGGCCCATCACACCTCTCATCCAACAACTCAGAGAAGAAATCTACAACCAACCTTACAATCAAATCAAATGGGCCAAAGTCCGTCATTGTTGTGCAAAG GAGGACAATTACTATCCCCATGGTAGATTACAGCGCCTAATGTGGGATAGTTTCTACTATGTGGCTGAACCTCTTCTCAACAGCAGGCTTTTCAAAAGGATAAGAGAGAGTGCTGTCCAAAAAGTATTAGACCATATTCATTATGAAGATGAGAACAGTCGGTACATTACTATTGCATGCGTAGAAAAG CCATTGAtgatgt